In Chromatiales bacterium, the genomic stretch GTCCATTCTTCTTCCTTTGTGGCCTCTTTGCGCTGCTCGTCATTCCCGCCTGGCTGCTGATCTGGCTGGGCAATGCCGAACCTCTCGCCGGCCGTCTGCCTGCGCAGCTCTGGCATGCCCATGAAATGCTGTTCGGCTTCACGGCCGCAGCCATAACAGGCTTTCTCCTCAGCGGCGTGCCGAGCTGGACCCGCAACCGTGGCTTTGGCGGCCTGCCGGTTTTCACGCTGGCCCTGGTCTGGATGGCTGGTCGCGTGGCATTTGCCCTCGCACCGTTCTGCAGCCTCCCGCTGCTGGCCGCACTGGAACTCGCATTTCTGCCTCTGCTGATAGCGCTGATCGCACCGCCGATCATCCGCGAACGAAACCGCAATATCGCGATGCTGCTCGTCCTCCTGTCCCTGTGGATATCAGACGCCGTGTTTCTGTTCTCGCTGGCGCGGTCGGATGCGGCTCTCGCCAGTCATGCGCTGCTCACCGCAATGAACATCGTGCTGCTCTTGTTGACCATCGTCGGCGGGCGGATCCTGCCGGCCTTCACGAGCAACGCGCTGCGCCGTGCGAACATCGCCTTCAATTTGCACAGGTATGCGTGGCTGGAGACGCTGCTGCCGGTCGCGATGATCGCGGTGATCGTCGTCGATGTCTGGCAGCCCGGCCCGATGCTGCGCGGCTGGCTTGCATGCATCGTCGCCGCGCTGCACGCCGTGCGGCTTTCAGGCTGGCGCAGCCTGCGTACCGGCGGCGATCCGATGTTATGGGTACTGCATCTGGCCTACGCATGGTTGCCGCTCGGCTTTGCACTGAAGGGCATCGCGCTGCTGGGCGAGGCGATCTGGGCACAGTACTGGCAGCATGGCTTCGGCATCGGTGCGATTGCGACGATGATCCTTGCCGTGACCACACGCACCGCGCTCGGCCACACCGGCCGGCCGCTGGTGGTCAGCCGGCCGATCCTCATCGCCTATCTGCTGCTCGCGCTGGCAGCACTACTGCGCGTCGCCGGACCGGTGGTCTGGCCGGACAACTATTCAGCCGTGCTGCTCGCTGCCGGCACGAGCTGGGCGCTCGCTTTCCTGATCTACGTTGCGGTCCATGGCCCGATCCTGGCAACACCACGCGTGGATGGAAAACCGGGCTGAAGTACCGCAGCCTAATTCAGGCCATACCGATCAGTCACTCGTGCCCGCTGCGGGAAATACCTAGAACACAAGGCTGGATTTACGCGTTCTACGCACCACGGCGGCACTTTTCCCCTCACTTGTAAGTACAACTCGCTATGCAAAGCGCGTCCGTCCGCGCGCCTAATATGCAGCAGCGAAATATATCCAGCAAAGGAGTGACTACAGTGACAGTTTCACGTACTACCACTTCGGCAAAGCGTCTGGGGCTTGGCGTCCTGTCCGCACTCGCCAGCAGCATGCTGATCACGCCGGTCGCTTCCTATGCCGGCGACGTGGGCACCGATATCGCACAGGCCTTCAAGGACGGCAAGACCAGCGTGTCCTTCCGCTACCGCTATGAGAACGTTGACCAGGACAACTTCACGGATGATGCCAACGCATCCACCCTGCGTTCACGCATTTCCTTTCAGACTGCGGCCTGGCAGGACCTGAGCCTGATGCTGGAACTGGACGACATCCGTTCTGTCGGCAAGCAGCGCTACAACAGCACCCGGAACGGCAACACCAACCTGCCGACGGTGCTCGATCCTGTCGGAACCGACCTGAACGTTGCCGCGATCAAGTACATGGGGCTGGCGAATACGGAAATCGTCGTCGGCCGGCAAAAGATCTCGCGCGGCAACGAGCGTTTTGTTGGTCCGGTGGGCTGGCGCCAGAACGAACAGACCTACGACGCGGCCTCCGTCAATTACAAGTTCAACGACAAGCTGCAGGCCTACTATGCCTATGTCGGTCAGGTGAATCGCATATTCGGTCCCGACAGCGGCACGCCGCCATCCGACCTGAACGGCAATACGCATCTGCTCGACCTGAGCTACACCTTCAGCCCGGCCGCCAAGCTGACCGCTTACGGCTATTTCCTCGACTTCGATGAAGCCGCCGCCTTGTCGAGCCAGACGCTCGGCCTGCGCCTGGCCGGCGACATCAAGATCAACGACCAGTGGTCAGTTCCCTATGCGGCCGAGTGGGCCACCCAGGACGACTATCAGGACAACCCCAACAGCTACAGCGCCGATTACTATCTGGCAGAGGCCGGGGTCAAGTGGCAGAAGGTAACCGTCAAGCTGTCGTATGAAGTGCTGGAAGGCGACACCGTTGCCAACCACCAGTTCCAGACGCCGCTGGCGACGGCACATGCCTTCCAGGGCTGGGCTGACCAGTTCACTTCGACCCCGACCGGCGGCATCGAGGATACCTTCGTGCAGGTGGACTTCCCCCTGCTCGGTGCCAACATCAAGGTGCGCTATGACGACTACCAGGCCGAAACGGGCTCGGTGGACTACGGCAACGAACTGGGTATCTGGGCCACCCTGCCGATCGGCACCAACTACTCGGTTGCCCTGAAGTACGCCGCCTTTAACGGCGACAACGAAGCCCCCAGCTACGTTGACGTCGACAAGTTCTGGATCATGCTCTCCGCAAACTTCTGATCCTGAGCCGATACGCAAGAAGGGCCCAGGCAGCTCCGGCTGACTGGGCCCTTCCTTTTTTTGGCACGCAACCCTTCTTCAGGAAACAAGCATGAAGGGCCGCCTGCCCTTCATGGAAAACCGACCCCTCATCCGGATACGTAGCGGCGCAGCTCCTCGATCACGAATTGCTGATCCTTGATGATCTCCTTGACGAGGTCACCGATCGACACCACACCGATCACCCGTCCCTCATCGATCACCGGCAGATGGCGGAAATGCCGCTCTGTCATCAAGGCCAGCCCCTGCTCGACCGTCATGTCGACCGACACCGCGATGACATCGCGCGTCATGATCTCCTCGACACGCGTATCGGCAGAACGCCGCCCCTGCAGGATGATCCGACGGGCATAGTCGCGCTCCGAGATAATGCCGAGCAGCTTCGGCCCTTCCATGACCAGCAGCGCACCGACCCCGCGCTCGGCCATGGTGGTGATCGCCTGCAACATCGTGTCGCCCGGCGCCACAGACCAGATCTGCCCCCCCTTGTTCGTCAGAATCGTCCCGATCGCTTTCATTGTTGTTCCCTCCCGCCCCGTAACGACAACAGTATAGAAGCATGGCTGCCGCGTTTCGCGCCCCAGGCTCCGGGCCGGGACGACATTCAGCTCCGCAGCGCTCTGGCCAGGAACGGCAGGCTCAGGTCCATGCGATAGTCGATATCCGAGTGATCATCATCGAATTCTTCGTAACGGTGCGCAATGCCCGCGGCCGACAGCCGCCGGGACAGGATCCGGCAGCCATAATGGATGTGGTACTGGTCGCGCCAGCCACAGTCCACATACAGGCCGCGCAGCGAGCGCAGTGCCGCCGCATGCCGCGTGACCATATGGATCGGGTCGTGGACCAGCCAGCGCTTCCAGTTGGCAGCAATCAGCTCACCGGTTTCCGCATTGAATGGCAGGCGAAAGCCGAGCGGTGCCTGCGGTTGCGGATCGTAACTCGCGGCCATGCACAGGTTCATCAGCGCCAGGCCCTCGGCCCGCGAGACCTTGGACTTCTTCCAGATTGCATCCAGGAAGCGCCGCACCCGGCCGTCGTCATGGCCACGAGCCAACGCCACCTCTGCGCCAGCGCGGGCGGCACGGTAAACACCCGCTTGCCGGCGCGGCAGCCGATACTTCGCCAGCTCGTTCAGTGTGTTCGGCCAGTCGCTGCGATAGACAAAGTCGAAATGCGCATCCCCGGAATGATCCGCGACCGCGCCCCAGGTGGCCGGATATTTCATGCCATGGACCAGCGCGCCGTAGCCGCCCGAGGATTTGCCGAAGCAGCCCCGATGCTCGCGCGCAGCGAGCGTACGGAACTCTGCATCGACGAAGGGGACGATCTCGCGCGTCAGATAGTCAGCGTAGCGTCCAATCGCGGAGGAATTGATGTACTGGTTGCCGCCGAGTGCGGTGAAACAGTCCGGCATCACCAGTATCACCGGCGGCATCTTCTTTGCGTGAATCAGCCGCGCCACGCGCTCGACCAGGTTTTCGCTGAACGGCTTCCAGTTGAGGTGCGCGAGCCCCGAGCCGGTAAAACCGGCGAAATCGTAGAGCACCGGAAACCGCCGCTGGCCCCGGCCATCGTAGCCAGGCGGCAACCAGACGGCGAGCTTGCGCACATGCGGGTCATTGAGGCGATTGTCCTTCAGGACGCGCGAGACGTGCTCAAGGACGACAAGCTTGCCGGCACTGCCCGGACTGTGTTTACGAGCCATGATTTGTCTGCGACTTCAGGTCGTCACCTCGTAAAAGATACGTCGCGCCTTCTCCGCGCCGATCATCCTGGCCATCATGCCCTGGGCCTTGTCCTGGGTGCGTATATCGCTGACGAACTGCGCCTGCGCTTCGCTGATCTGCGCCAGACGGGCCTCATCCTGCACCGCTTCGCAGCCGACCAGGTGACCCAGATAGACATGCAGATAGTCGAGACCGCAGTTCATGAAATCATCAAAGCGGTCTTTCGGCAACATGCCGTAGATGCCGGCGGGCGTGCGCCACTTCAGCATCCATTCCGGATAACGGTCTTCACAATCAAAAGATCCATGGCGCTGCCGCGCTTCGAGCAGCGGTGCGACCCACTTCTGCATGTAAGCCTCATCCCGGAACGGACAGTTCAGGTTCACATGCGCGATCAGCTTGCGGCCGGTCAGCAGGCAGAAGAACAGGAAGATCGGTGCGTCATATCCGGGTTCCGGATAAATGATGAAGTTCATCTGGTCAAGCGACGGGATCTTCACTGAAAACCGCATGCCGAATACCTTTCGGCAACGCGGCGCCTGCCAGTTCATGTGGCGGGCCTTGAGGATTTTCAGGAAGGAATGCGGCTCAGCCAGCTCCGGGTCCAGCACCACGGGCCTGAGTTGCAGCTTTGCATCCACCACCTCGATCAGGTCCTGGAACCGGCGCTCCAGATCAAAATCAGCTGCCATCTGCGGGTCTCATGCCAGTGGAATCAACTGCAGCATACCCCCGTGATGCAGCCGGATAGACAAAAATTCGGCGAAAACGCCTGCATGGGCTATTGTCTGTCCTGCCGCAGAAAAGGATCCAGCGATGAAACAAAACTACCAGTTCGAAAAGCGCCAGAGAGAGATGGAGAAAAAGAAGAAGAAGGCAGAAAAAGCCCAGAAGAAGGCCGCAGCTTCCGAGACACCACCACCGGCCCCACCGGCACGCAGCTGAAGCGGAGGATTACATGTACTACATCGTTGAAAGCAGCAAGAGCTTCGACCAGGCCTCGGCCGATCTCGAGGCAGCGGTGAAGCGGCACGACTTCGGCGTGCTGCATATCCACGATCTCGGCAATACCCTGCGCAGCAAGGGCGTGGCATTCGACCAGCAGTGCCGGGTATTCGAGGTCTGCAATCCCGGACAGGCCGCCCGGGTTCTGGCCACCGACATGCGCATCAATATGGCTTTGCCCTGTCGTATTTCGGTGTACACCGAAAACGGGGCGACGAAGATTGGCCTGATCAAGCCACGCGAAATGCTGTCTGCACTGTCCCGGGACGCCACCCTGATGCAGGTCGCCCAGGAGGTCGAAGACCAGACCATCCAGATGGTCGACGAGGCGCGCTGAGTCGGAACGCGCGGCGACGCGGGTATTCGGCCCCGGATTCAGCGCGCTGCCGGACTGCCCTCCGCCGCCACAAAGGGCACTGGCCGGTACACCCAGTGCGCCGGATCTGCCTGGCGCGCCGGCGACGGAATCACCCGCACCTCACCATTGCGCTCGCAGGCATCCAGTGCGAGTCGGTCAATCTGCCAGCCCTTGCCACGCAGTTCGCGCATGAACTGCCAATAGGTCTGCATCAGCAGATCTTCACGGTCAACGTTGATCACCGGCCACTCGGGGATATCCGGTGCACGCTTCGGCAGATTGGCTTCGGCAATCGCCTTGTCCTGGTAAACGTTGCGCAGGTTGCGCTGCAGGTGGTCCTTGTCCTTTTCCGGTTCCAGCATGAAATTGCGGAAGACGACCAGGTACATCTTCGTGTTCTCTTCATCGATGGGTGTGGACATGGAATAGAAGACATTGGTGAATGACGTATCCGGGGTACCGATCTGGATGCGGCCGTATAGCGTGAATCCCGGCAGATAGAACGTCAGGTGCGAGTTCACCTCGGTACGCTCCTTGCGCATCTTTGCCCACTCGCCTGATGGCGGCGGTGGCCTGGAAACCAGATGCGTGCGAAAGCCGTTGTCGAGCCATTCCACGCTGTGCGCCGAAGGCCGGCTCGGGTTTTCCTCGTTGAGCGGGATGCCATGGACGATGTGCAGGTGTACCTGATCGAGATCCACCATCTTTGCCCAGTGCACGTTGGCTTTCCATGTATCGGAGAAGATCACCCGTCGCCAGGCCGGGTCGTTGTCTTCCGGCATATCGAACAGCGGATGCGCCTTTTCGGGCCGGTCGCCCAGAAAAACCCAGATCAGGCCATGTTTCTCCTGCGTCGGGTAGCTGTCGATCCGGGCCGAGGCAGGGATGTCGGCAGCCGGATCGAGCTGCGAGGGAATATTCGTGCACCGGCCACCGGCGTTGAAGCGCCAGCCGTGGAACACACAGGACAGCGTGCCATCATCCTGTCGCTTGCCCTGCGCGAGGCTCGCGCCACGGTGACAGCAGGTGTTGCTCAGGCACACCGCCTTGCCCTCGATATCCCTGAACAGCACGAACTCGCGCCCGAGCATCTTCACCTTCACCGGTGTATCGCTGACGCTCTCGCTCCACTCGGCGATGTACCATACGTTCGCAAACAACATGCTTGTCGACCCTGCTACTGCTTCACGACGACAACACGCCCCTCGGCGTTGACCGTCACCCGATAGCGATTGCCATCCGAGCACGAAGCGAGATAGTCGTTGTCGCCTTTCCTCTCGGCGCGCACGACCTGCCCGCAGGGCAGCCCCTGCAGGGCTATCACCGCTGTCATGTCCTTGGCGGCGGCTTCATCGGCACCAATATCCACGGCAAGCAACGGTCCGGCACAGCAAACTGTCACAAGGGCCAAAACCATATTCGTCAGCTGTCTGCGCATGCTCATGCTCCTGCCATCAGATTGTTCTCGGAAAACTTCTTCGGGTCCGAAAGAATGCCCCAGATCGCTTCACGCGAGCTGACGATATCCCTCGCCAGCGCCCGATCACTGTCCTGAAGGAGTGACAGCACCTTCATCAGCAACCGGTCATAAGCCGCCCGCAGCTCCGTCAACGGAATCTTGGCGCGCCCGCGGTACTGATTGCGAAAGGTATCGAGCAGATCGTCGACCTGGTTCTTGAGCGCCAGCTTGGTCATCACGCCGATGGCCTTGGTCGCACGCAGTCGCGACTCGAGCCCGGCCAGATCGAGCGGCGGTGCAGCTGGTGGCGCGGCAGCGACCGGCGGCGGTCGTGGCGCTGGGGCCGCGCTCGCTGCAGGTGCCGGCGTTTGGGCAGCAGGCGGCGCGGACCTGGGCGTGGCTGCCGACGGCGGTGGACTCACCGGTGCCGATGCCGGTGCAGGTGGTGGTGCTGAAGCCGGAACCGGAGCGGCTGCAGTCGCTGTCGTTTTCGGCGGCGCAACTGGCGGCACGACCGACACGTCCCTGGCCGATTCAGCTCCGGCCGCCTCAGGCTCAAGCGGTGCCGGCTCGTTTTCAACGACCGGCGCTGCAGCTGCCGCCGCCCCCGCCGAGGACCGCGATTCCCTTGCCGGAACCGGTTCAGACGATACGGCCGCTGCCGCCGGCGGAGCAGGTGCCTGTTGCGCAGGGGTGCAACCAGCAGCGAGCAACACGGCGAAAACGGCGATGGGCGAAAACGACCTGTCCATGAAGGAATGGAACCGCATTTGACTGCAAGAGGCAACAGGTTGCCGAAAAGAGCTGCCCGGAACGATCAAAAACGGCGATCGCGCCGCAACTTCCCTGGCCAGCGCGCCTTCATGCGTTCGACGATGTCAGGCGCCGCCCGCAGGAGCACCGCCCGGTTCAACTCCTGGTACACGGGCGGGCCGCCTTCTTCCGGCCACTGTCGTGTTGCATCAATGATTGCCTTGCTCGTCGTCACCCGGTCGGGCGACCCGGGGTCCAGCGCAAATGCACGCTTGCCCCTGAGGATTTCGGTAGCGGATCCCGGCTGCCATCGCGAACCGATTGCGAAACGCACCGCCGCCGAGTCGAGGATGTCGATGTCGTCATCGACCACAATCACGATCCGCGACAGCGGATTGAAGTTGGCGAGAGGCTCAGCCACTTTCAGGCCCTGGCCCGGTGCGTCCTTGCGGATGCTGATGTATGCGATGCCCTGCGAGTCGCCCGGCATGAAGTAATCCACGACCTGGGGAAAGGTCTTGCGCAGCGCGTAAATGCTGGCCGCAGACTGGGCCGCCGTGCAGTATTCGGAGACGACGCCGGTGAAGCTGTTCATGACCCACGGCTGGCGCCTGTGGGTGAGCGCATCCACCCGCATCACGTAGTTTTTCTCTTTCGCAATGCCCATATAGCCGTACATCTCGTGGTACGGCCCTTCAGGTTCGAGGTTGACGATATCCACCGTGCCCTCGATCACCATTTCAGCGTTGGCAGGCACCAGGAAGTCGCCGCCCCCGGTTCGCACCACATCGATTGCCTTGCCGCGGAAACCGCCGGCCACGGCGAGTTCGTCGATCGGCTTGCGGTTGCCGATGCGGTTTGGCACCCGCGAGCTGCTCACCATCCATGTCATGGGATCCTGGCCGATCACCAGCGCAACCCGCACCGTCGTCTCGCCGCGCTGGCTGGCCGCCATTACCATGCGATGGCCGGTCTGGCCTGCTTCGAAGTTCACCATCACCTTGCGCGGCCCCTTGACCTGGCAACGGTAGGTACCGAGGTTCACGCCCAAGTCCGGATCCCGGGTGAACACGGATGCCGTGTTGATGTAAGGGCCGCCATCGCCCGGATTACCGCGAATGAAGGGAAAGGCCGTAACGTCAACCTCGTCACCCGTCAACCGCACTTCCTTGCACGGCGCCTCCTCAGCGCGTACTTCTCGCGGCTCGATCAGCGCGTACTCGCCGTTGTCGCGCTCGAGCTGCGCCAGCAGCAGGTCCTTCACCGTGCGGTAGGACCGGCGGGGATCGTGCGGATGCGGCTCAACGCCGAACAACAGTGCCTCGGCATCCATATGGCCCTGCACGTTGGCCACGATCGGGCCGGGATATACCTGGCCGTTGGCGCGCAGATTTTCAAACACGACCGCTGGCGCCTCGCGCCGGCCGAACTCTTCGATCAATGCGTACATGATCCCGGTCGCCTCGTACGCATCCTGGTCAACATCGCGAAAGCGCAACACGAGACCACGTGCGTCCAGCGCTGCTATCCAGTCGCGCAGCGACTCGAAAGGTGCCATGGAGCTGCCTGTGGAAACACCGGGTGAGCTGTTCATTGGCAGATCAAACCGCAGTTGATGGCAAGAGGCAACTGCATGCCCGGTCATCGCACCCGGCGCTGCAGCCAGGCGGGCTTGATTGCAGCCAGATCCGTTGTGCCGGCGAATTGCATCGCCCGCTTGAGTTCGCTGTCCAGGATCGCCATGACCTTCGCGACGCCGTTGTCACCGTAAGCCGCCAGGCCGAACAGATAGGGCCGGCCCACGCAGACCGCGGTGGCGCCCAGCGCCAGGGCCTTGAATACATCGGTACCGCGCCGGATGCCTCCGTCCATCAGGACCGGCATGCGCCCATCGACTGCCTGGACAACCTCCGGCAAACACTCGAGAGTTCCGCGGCCACTTTCTTCCTGCCGGCCACCGTGATTCGAGACGATGATGCCGTCCACGCGCCTGCTCACCGCCAGTTCGGCATCTTCGCGCGTCACGATTCCCTTCAGCAGGATTGGCAGCTGCGTGTTGGCGCGCAACCAGTCCACAATTGCCCAGGTCATGGCCGGATCGCCGATACGCTGCGGCCCCTTGTAACCTTCCAGGTTCCCCGCACGTACCCGGCCTTTCCGCGTCGATCTTCGGGCGAACCAGCGTTCGCCCTCGCGGTTGCCACGGGTCGGAGAGTCCACCGTCAGCGCGATCGCCCGGCAATCGGCCTCTTCCGCCACCGCCAGCAGGTGCCGCATGAATCCCTCGTCCGGTGAGGCATAAAGCTGAAACCACAGGGGTGCCGTACCAGCAGCACGAATCTCGGCGATGCTGCTGCCAGTCATTGTGGAAGCGATCATCAGATGCCCGCTGGCCGAGGCGCCGCGCATGGTCGCAGGCTCGCCGTCGGCGTGGATGGTCTGCTGTGCCCCGACCGGCGCCAGCAAGATCGGCGTTGGCAGTTTCTGCCCGAACAACGCGATGCCCGTGTCGATGTGACTGACGTCGACCAGCCGACGGACACGAATTTGCCAGGCGTCGAAAGCCTTGCGGTTGGCCTCGAGGGTGAGCTGATCGTCCGCGCCATTGACGATGAAGTGCCAGGTTTCCGGATCGAGCACTTTCTGCGCCGCGCGCTTCATCTGAAACACATCGAGTACCTCGTCGAGCGTTTCCGGCATCGCCAGTTCGGGACGGCTGCGCGCAGCGCGAGGCAGCAACAGACCGGGGGCGGCCAGCAGCGGTGAGGCGAGCAGGAAGCGCAACAGCCGGCGCCTAGCGATGATTTTCTCAGGCATGGATCGGGGTCCTCTGCAAGTGACATACTCGGGGCGCAATCCGCATAACGATAGTGGCCAGACACCATGCTTGGCCACCCGCTGCGTGGCAGGCAAGCAGACCGGAGCCGGGAAAGGACGCAAAACACGATGAAACTGAAAAACAGGACTATCTGGATCACCGGCGCTTCCTCCGGGGTCGGCGAAGGCATGGCGAAGGTATTTCACCG encodes the following:
- a CDS encoding enterochelin esterase, which translates into the protein MARKHSPGSAGKLVVLEHVSRVLKDNRLNDPHVRKLAVWLPPGYDGRGQRRFPVLYDFAGFTGSGLAHLNWKPFSENLVERVARLIHAKKMPPVILVMPDCFTALGGNQYINSSAIGRYADYLTREIVPFVDAEFRTLAAREHRGCFGKSSGGYGALVHGMKYPATWGAVADHSGDAHFDFVYRSDWPNTLNELAKYRLPRRQAGVYRAARAGAEVALARGHDDGRVRRFLDAIWKKSKVSRAEGLALMNLCMAASYDPQPQAPLGFRLPFNAETGELIAANWKRWLVHDPIHMVTRHAAALRSLRGLYVDCGWRDQYHIHYGCRILSRRLSAAGIAHRYEEFDDDHSDIDYRMDLSLPFLARALRS
- a CDS encoding alginate export family protein is translated as MTVSRTTTSAKRLGLGVLSALASSMLITPVASYAGDVGTDIAQAFKDGKTSVSFRYRYENVDQDNFTDDANASTLRSRISFQTAAWQDLSLMLELDDIRSVGKQRYNSTRNGNTNLPTVLDPVGTDLNVAAIKYMGLANTEIVVGRQKISRGNERFVGPVGWRQNEQTYDAASVNYKFNDKLQAYYAYVGQVNRIFGPDSGTPPSDLNGNTHLLDLSYTFSPAAKLTAYGYFLDFDEAAALSSQTLGLRLAGDIKINDQWSVPYAAEWATQDDYQDNPNSYSADYYLAEAGVKWQKVTVKLSYEVLEGDTVANHQFQTPLATAHAFQGWADQFTSTPTGGIEDTFVQVDFPLLGANIKVRYDDYQAETGSVDYGNELGIWATLPIGTNYSVALKYAAFNGDNEAPSYVDVDKFWIMLSANF
- a CDS encoding UbiD family decarboxylase; translated protein: MNSSPGVSTGSSMAPFESLRDWIAALDARGLVLRFRDVDQDAYEATGIMYALIEEFGRREAPAVVFENLRANGQVYPGPIVANVQGHMDAEALLFGVEPHPHDPRRSYRTVKDLLLAQLERDNGEYALIEPREVRAEEAPCKEVRLTGDEVDVTAFPFIRGNPGDGGPYINTASVFTRDPDLGVNLGTYRCQVKGPRKVMVNFEAGQTGHRMVMAASQRGETTVRVALVIGQDPMTWMVSSSRVPNRIGNRKPIDELAVAGGFRGKAIDVVRTGGGDFLVPANAEMVIEGTVDIVNLEPEGPYHEMYGYMGIAKEKNYVMRVDALTHRRQPWVMNSFTGVVSEYCTAAQSAASIYALRKTFPQVVDYFMPGDSQGIAYISIRKDAPGQGLKVAEPLANFNPLSRIVIVVDDDIDILDSAAVRFAIGSRWQPGSATEILRGKRAFALDPGSPDRVTTSKAIIDATRQWPEEGGPPVYQELNRAVLLRAAPDIVERMKARWPGKLRRDRRF
- a CDS encoding DUF302 domain-containing protein, which produces MYYIVESSKSFDQASADLEAAVKRHDFGVLHIHDLGNTLRSKGVAFDQQCRVFEVCNPGQAARVLATDMRINMALPCRISVYTENGATKIGLIKPREMLSALSRDATLMQVAQEVEDQTIQMVDEAR
- a CDS encoding alpha-hydroxy-acid oxidizing protein; translation: MPEKIIARRRLLRFLLASPLLAAPGLLLPRAARSRPELAMPETLDEVLDVFQMKRAAQKVLDPETWHFIVNGADDQLTLEANRKAFDAWQIRVRRLVDVSHIDTGIALFGQKLPTPILLAPVGAQQTIHADGEPATMRGASASGHLMIASTMTGSSIAEIRAAGTAPLWFQLYASPDEGFMRHLLAVAEEADCRAIALTVDSPTRGNREGERWFARRSTRKGRVRAGNLEGYKGPQRIGDPAMTWAIVDWLRANTQLPILLKGIVTREDAELAVSRRVDGIIVSNHGGRQEESGRGTLECLPEVVQAVDGRMPVLMDGGIRRGTDVFKALALGATAVCVGRPYLFGLAAYGDNGVAKVMAILDSELKRAMQFAGTTDLAAIKPAWLQRRVR
- a CDS encoding NnrS family protein, which codes for MLIRHPLFAYGFRPFFFLCGLFALLVIPAWLLIWLGNAEPLAGRLPAQLWHAHEMLFGFTAAAITGFLLSGVPSWTRNRGFGGLPVFTLALVWMAGRVAFALAPFCSLPLLAALELAFLPLLIALIAPPIIRERNRNIAMLLVLLSLWISDAVFLFSLARSDAALASHALLTAMNIVLLLLTIVGGRILPAFTSNALRRANIAFNLHRYAWLETLLPVAMIAVIVVDVWQPGPMLRGWLACIVAALHAVRLSGWRSLRTGGDPMLWVLHLAYAWLPLGFALKGIALLGEAIWAQYWQHGFGIGAIATMILAVTTRTALGHTGRPLVVSRPILIAYLLLALAALLRVAGPVVWPDNYSAVLLAAGTSWALAFLIYVAVHGPILATPRVDGKPG
- a CDS encoding aromatic ring-hydroxylating dioxygenase subunit alpha, whose product is MLFANVWYIAEWSESVSDTPVKVKMLGREFVLFRDIEGKAVCLSNTCCHRGASLAQGKRQDDGTLSCVFHGWRFNAGGRCTNIPSQLDPAADIPASARIDSYPTQEKHGLIWVFLGDRPEKAHPLFDMPEDNDPAWRRVIFSDTWKANVHWAKMVDLDQVHLHIVHGIPLNEENPSRPSAHSVEWLDNGFRTHLVSRPPPPSGEWAKMRKERTEVNSHLTFYLPGFTLYGRIQIGTPDTSFTNVFYSMSTPIDEENTKMYLVVFRNFMLEPEKDKDHLQRNLRNVYQDKAIAEANLPKRAPDIPEWPVINVDREDLLMQTYWQFMRELRGKGWQIDRLALDACERNGEVRVIPSPARQADPAHWVYRPVPFVAAEGSPAAR
- a CDS encoding CBS domain-containing protein; the encoded protein is MKAIGTILTNKGGQIWSVAPGDTMLQAITTMAERGVGALLVMEGPKLLGIISERDYARRIILQGRRSADTRVEEIMTRDVIAVSVDMTVEQGLALMTERHFRHLPVIDEGRVIGVVSIGDLVKEIIKDQQFVIEELRRYVSG